From the genome of Lineus longissimus chromosome 8, tnLinLong1.2, whole genome shotgun sequence, one region includes:
- the LOC135492885 gene encoding uncharacterized protein LOC135492885 gives MVYIDFMPKLVQYYGGAHSKYESFRRLMQRANDWLERNPQVVVINCETVAIKPNEYYLEDFDNKITIWDEFFMETIAGKTRTARHPVLHVLRIWYLGKTFAEEGDDDDDDDDDESTISEEEAEQRRKASMKKRKSIFERNESMATFKQDADRRKSISSKASKDSKGKKKDDKGKTKSVAFSDTKDVKHLEKDDDDDVSEIEEDELRPQQIGYVNIIPCRYRSSKDLRSKRRFEHLGATIGRFNNNMEERHLPGEIISTEIYTVPMSANGCEYPDATFWRFGELEFHMARVYYLLGESLGEKIGFADFIPMNDGVEDFTHMVSRANEWIQKQSKIHVTNFRTDWCNFGADKDKTIEYLYLIRTQPTFVESQSAIRRVWINAKLVRVLRVWYTTPLRPELVEVPPNPVVKWTLFEAEILVQKTIERVETFTEVIRRALIDLEKLEAQILNVETVVLFSEYSKRKLRREEMDVNVGLQIKHMLRFYIFGNIFTNQLRIKIPKRTRDQAKATGAWKDLGARLQGGGQAPTVGRPGGGGATKSKACVIS, from the exons ATGGTATACATCGACTTCATGCCTAAACTAGTCCAGTATTACGGAGGAGCACACTCCAAATACGAAAGCTTCAG ACGACTTATGCAACGTGCCAACGATTGGCTGGAGAGGAATCCCCAAGTTGTTGTCATCAACTGTGAAACTGTGGCTATCAAACCAAACGAGTATTACTTGGAGGATTTCGACAACAAGATCACGATTTGGGATGAATTCTTCATGGAGACAATTGCTGGGAAAACACGAACTGCCAGACATCCAGTATTACATGTTTTGAG AATTTGGTATCTTGGGAAGACGTTTGCCGAGGagggcgacgacgacgatgatgatgatgacgatgagagcACAATCAGCGAAGAAGAAGCCGAGCAGAGGAGGAAAGCATCCATGAAGAAGCGAAAGTCTATATTCGAAAGGAACGAGAGCATGGCCACTTTTAAACAGGACGCAGATCGGAGAAAGTCGATTAGTTCTAAAGCTAGCAAGGACAGTAAGGGGAAGAAGAAGGATGATAAAG GGAAAACAAAGTCCGTAGCGTTCTCCGACACAAAAGACGTCAAACACTTGgaaaaagatgacgatgatgacgtcaGCGAAATAGAGGAGGACGAACTGCGACCGCAGCAGATTGGCTACGTAAATATCATACCGTGCCGGTATCGTAGCAGCAAAGATCTGAGGTCGAAGCGGAGGTTCGAACACCTTGGCGCTACTATTGGGCGGTTTAACAATAACATGGAGGAGAGACATTTGCCCG GGGAAATTATCAGCACCGAGATCTACACGGTTCCCATGTCAGCCAACGGATGTGAATATCCTGATGCCACCTTCTGGAGATTTGGCGAACTAGAGTTCCATATGGCCAGAGTCTATTATTTGCTCGGCGAGTCACTTGGAGAGAAAATAG GTTTTGCCGACTTCATTCCAATGAACGATGGTGTCGAAGATTTTACGCACATGGTCAGCAGGGCAAATGAATGGATTCAGAAACAGTCAAAAATACATGTCACCAACTTCAGGACCGACTGGTGTAACTTCGGCGCTGATAAGGACAAGACAATAGAGTATCTTTATCTGATACGTACAC AACCTACTTTCGTTGAGAGCCAGTCCGCAATACGCCGGGTGTGGATCAATGCCAAGCTTGTTCGTGTACTGAGAGTATGGTACACCACCCCACTGCGACCAGAACTAGTGGAAGTGCCACCCAATCCCGTCGTAAAATGGACGCTGTTCGAGGCTGAGATATTAGTGCAGAAGACGATAGAGAGGGTGGAGACCTTCACAGAAGTCATCAGGAGGGCGCTCATTGATCTTGAAAAACTAG AAGCTCAGATCCTGAATGTGGAAACAGTTGTGTTGTTCTCTGAATACAGCAAGAGAAAACTCCGCCGTGAGGAGATGGACGTCAACGTCGGCCTCCAAATTAAACACATGCTTAGGTTTTACATCTTCGGGAACATTTTCACCAATCAGCTCAGGATCAAAATTCCCAAGCGAACGCGTGACCAAGCCAAAGCTACAGGGGCGTGGAAGGACCTAGGGGCAAGGCTGCAAGGTGGAGGCCAGGCGCCGACCGTCGGGCGACCGGGGGGCGGCGGGGCTACAAAATCAAAGGCCTGTGTTATATCATGA